From one Solanum lycopersicum chromosome 12, SLM_r2.1 genomic stretch:
- the LOC101265215 gene encoding putative vesicle-associated membrane protein 726 → MGQQTLIYSFVARGTIILVEYSEFTGNFSSIATQCLQKLPPSSNKFSYNCDDHTFNFLSDNGFTYCVVATESAGREIPLAFLDRVKNDFSKKYAGGKAATASAKSLNREFGSKLKEHMKYCCDHPEEISKLSKVKAQVSEVKGVMMENIEKVLDRGEKIELLVDKTDNLRSQAQDFRQQGTKIRRKMWYENMKIKLVVFAIILVLILIIILSVCPGFKCTS, encoded by the exons ATGGGACAACAAACGTTGATTTATAGCTTCGTTGCCAGAGGAACAATAATTCTGGTTGAGTATAGTGAATTCACAGGAAATTTTAGCAGCATCGCTACTCAATGTTTGCAGAAGCTACCTCCATCTAGTAACAAATTTTCGTATAATTGTGATGATCATACGTTCAATTTTCTCTCCGATAATGGATTCA CCTATTGTGTTGTGGCTACTGAATCTGCAGGCAGGGAAATTCCCCTTGCCTTCTTGGATAGAGTGAAGAATGATTTTAGCAAGAAATATGCTGGAGGCAAAGCTGCAACTGCTAGTGCTAAAAGCCTCAATAGGGAATTTGG GTCAAAATTAAAAGAGCATATGAAATATTGTTGTGATCATCCTGAAGAAATCAGTAAGCTTTCTAAGGTCAAGGCTCAAGTTTCTGAAGTTAAGGGAGTTATGATGGAAAACATTGAGAAG GTTCTTGATCGCGGTGAGAAGATTGAGCTTCTAGTTGATAAaacagataatcttcgatcaCAG GCTCAGGACTTCAGACAACAGGGTACAAAGATAAGGAGGAAGATGTGGTATGAAAATATGAAGATAAAACTGGTTGTCTTTGCCATCATCTTGGTCCTGATTCTCATTATCATTTTATCTGTCTGCCCTGGCTTCAAATGCACTTCGTGA
- the LOC101264909 gene encoding putative F-box protein PP2-B12, translating to MDYFGLMPEDCLSEILSFTSPEDTARLSTSSRGFNFAAESDVVWEKFLPSDYQNIISKSKSLMASPSMKQLYFSLCDSPILTDGGKMSFSLDKKTGKKCFMVSARELAISWSDTPHYWSWSSHPDSRFSEVANLRFVCWLDMRGKIETRLLSKRTNYVAYLVFKLKSGYYGLETANTFVRFVDRESDNEAEERASVVSLSTQEEHGENRSKRRDNGWLEIEMGKFFNDAGEDGDVEARLMEVRRLSAKGGLIVQGIEFRPE from the exons ATGGATTATTTTGGGTTGATGCCGGAAGATTGCTTATCGGAAATTTTATCGTTCACTTCGCCGGAGGATACTGCTAGGTTATCGACGAGCTCTCGAGGCTTCAATTTCGCTGCTGAATCCGACGTCGTTTGGGAGAAATTTTTGCCGTCGgattatcaaaatataatttctaaatCAAAATCGTTAATGGCTTCTCCTTCCATGAAACAGCTCTACTTTAGTCTCTGTGATTCTCCAATTCTCACTGATGGAGGCAAAATG AGTTTTTCATTGGACAAGAAGACCGGGAAGAAATGTTTTATGGTATCAGCGAGGGAACTTGCTATTTCGTGGAGCGATACACCACATTATTGGTCATGGTCATCTCACCCCGACTCCAG ATTTTCGGAAGTGGCTAATCTTCGGTTTGTTTGTTGGCTTGATATGCGAGGGAAGATTGAAACTCGACTACTGTCAAAAAGAACCAACTATGTTGCTTATCTAGTGTTCAAACTGAAAAGCGGATACTATGGCCTTGAAACTGCTAATACATTCGTTAGATTTGTTGATCGTGAGAGTGACAATGAAGCTGAGGAACGAGCTAGTGTTGTTAGTCTTTCAACACAAGAAGAACATGGTGAGAATCGATCCAAGAGAAGAGACAATGGATGGCTGGAAATAGAAATGGGAAAATTTTTCAATGACGCGGGAGAGGATGGAGATGTTGAAGCGAGATTAATGGAAGTTAGGCGTCTCTCTGCGAAAGGTGGCCTTATCGTTCAAGGAATAGAGTTTCGACCAGaataa
- the LOC101264806 gene encoding F-box protein PP2-B10-like isoform X2, giving the protein MDYFLLLPEGCVCDILSFTSPKDVVIASAISRGFNSVAEFDVIWENFLPDDYEDINSRYVSPRISPSKRQLYFSLCDFPVLMDGGKLSFSLDKKTGKKCFMISARELAISWGVDTPWYWEWISHPDSRFPKVAYLNCVLQLDIRGKIRTKMLSRQTDYVAYLVFKVGIMSCELEYANSIIRFVKYENVTETEDQANPVKLLTSAKLRADGWMEVEMGQHKHY; this is encoded by the exons ATGGACTATTTCCTATTGCTACCTGAAGGTTGTGTTTGTGATATTCTCTCCTTTACTTCCCCGAAAGACGTCGTGATTGCATCCGCGATCTCTCGGGGATTCAACTCTGTTGCTGAATTCGACGTTATTTGGGAAAATTTCTTACCAGATGATTATGAAGATATCAACTCGAGATATGTCTCTCCGCGGATTTCTCCGTCTAAAAGGCAACTTTACTTTAGTCTATGTGACTTTCCTGTTCTAATGGATGGAGGAAAATTG AGTTTTTCACTTGATAAGAAAACAGGCAAGAAATGTTTTATGATATCAGCTAGAGAACTTGCTATTTCATGGGGAGTTGATACACCATGGTATTGGGAATGGATTTCTCATCCCGACTCCAG ATTCCCGAAAGTGGCATATCTTAATTGTGTGCTTCAGTTGGACATTCGTGgaaaaataagaacaaagatGTTGTCACGTCAGACAGATTATGTTGCTTATTTGGTGTTCAAAGTTGGAATAATGTCCTGTGAACTTGAATATGCTAATTCAATTATTAGGTTTGTTAAATATGAGAATGTTACTGAGACTGAAGACCAAGCCAACCCTGTGAAACTTTTGACATCAGCAAAACTGAGAGCAGATGGATGGATGGAAGTAGAAATGGGGCAACATAAACACTATTGA
- the LOC101264806 gene encoding F-box protein PP2-B10-like isoform X1: MDYFLLLPEGCVCDILSFTSPKDVVIASAISRGFNSVAEFDVIWENFLPDDYEDINSRYVSPRISPSKRQLYFSLCDFPVLMDGGKLSFSLDKKTGKKCFMISARELAISWGVDTPWYWEWISHPDSRFSEVAHLKGVSWLDIRGTIGTQILSKRTKYVVYLVFKLAKDHDGLEIANACIRFVNRVSDKEAEERASVVSLVGKRVRRRKCNVKRPRKRVDGWMEIELGNFINDTGDDGDVEARLMEITRLHGKGGLIVQGIEFKPE; encoded by the exons ATGGACTATTTCCTATTGCTACCTGAAGGTTGTGTTTGTGATATTCTCTCCTTTACTTCCCCGAAAGACGTCGTGATTGCATCCGCGATCTCTCGGGGATTCAACTCTGTTGCTGAATTCGACGTTATTTGGGAAAATTTCTTACCAGATGATTATGAAGATATCAACTCGAGATATGTCTCTCCGCGGATTTCTCCGTCTAAAAGGCAACTTTACTTTAGTCTATGTGACTTTCCTGTTCTAATGGATGGAGGAAAATTG AGTTTTTCACTTGATAAGAAAACAGGCAAGAAATGTTTTATGATATCAGCTAGAGAACTTGCTATTTCATGGGGAGTTGATACACCATGGTATTGGGAATGGATTTCTCATCCCGACTCCAG ATTTTCGGAAGTGGCTCATCTCAAGGGTGTAAGTTGGCTAGACATACGAGGCACGATTGGAACACAAATATTGTCGAAAAGAACCAAATATGTTGTTTATTTGGTGTTCAAATTGGCAAAGGATCATGATGGACTAGAAATTGCTAATGCATGTATTAGGTTTGTGAATCGTGTGAGCGACAAAGAAGCCGAGGAACGAGCTAGTGTTGTGAGTCTAGTCGGAAAAAGGGTTAGGAGACGCAAATGTAATGTgaaacgtccacgaaaaagaGTCGATGGATGGATGGAAATAGAATTGGGAAATTTCATCAACGATACAGGAGATGATGGAGATGTTGAAGCGCGATTGATGGAGATTACTCGGCTTCATGGAAAAGGTGGCCTTATTGTTCAAGGAATTGAATTTAAACCAGAATAA
- the ABCG52 gene encoding pleiotropic drug resistance protein 1 produces MEPIDFGNLRGSSLRGSVKGSSRGSFRSDSNSIFRNNNIFNRSSRDEDDEEALKWAALEKLPTFDRLRKGILFGANEIDIHDLGNQQSKDLVDRLVKVADEDNEKFLLKLRDRIDRVGIDLPTIEVRYEHLKIEADAYVGSSALPTFINFVTNFIEPLLYSLHIVPNRKRKLTILDDVSGIIKPCRLTLLLGPPGSGKTTLLLALAGKLDTELKASGKVTYNGHEMNEFVPQRTAAYISQHDLHIGEMTVRETLQFSARCQGVGSRYEMLAELSRREKTANIKPDPDIDVFMKAAATEGQEANVVTDYVLKILGLDICADTMVGDEMVRGISGGQKKRVTTGEMLVGPSKALFMDEISTGLDSSTTYSIVNSLRQTVQILKGTAVISLLQPAPETYNLFDDIILLSDSVIVYQGPREDVIGFFESMGFKCPERKGVADFLQEVTSKKDQQQYWVRRDEPYRFITSKEFSEAYQAFHVGRKLGNDLAVSFDKRKSHPAALTTEKYGIGKKQLFEVCKEREYLLMKRNSFVYIFKFCQLLIMALISMTIFFRTEMKHDTIDDGGIYSGALFFVIIMNMFNGMSELGMIIYKLPVFFKQRDLLFFPAWAYAIPSWILKIPVTFVETALWVFLTYYVMGFDPHPSRLFKQFLLLIIVSQMASGLFRFIGAVGRSLGVASIFGSFALLLQFALGGFVLSRDDVKSWWIWGYWTSPMMYSVNAILVNEFDGKRWKHIPPNGTEPLGAAVVRGRGFFPDASWYWIGFGALVGFTIVFNICYTIALTYLKPFGKPQAMIPEDSEDAQTTSAETEDSNSESQNKKKGMVLPFEPHSITFDDVMYSVGMPQEMKDQGATEDRLVLLKGVSGAFRPGVLTALMGVSGAGKTTLMDVLAGRKTGGYIEGDIKISGYPKKQDTFARISGYCEQNDIHSPYVTVYESLVYSAWLRLPHNVDTKTRKMFVEQVMDLVELGPLRSALVGLPGINGLSTEQRKRLTIAVELVANPSIIFMDEPTSGLDARAAAIVMRTVRNTVDTGRTVVCTIHQPSIDIFEAFDELFLMKRGGQEIYVGPLGRHSCHLIKYFESMPGVSKIKDGYNPATWMLEVTASAQEILFGVDFTDLYKKSDLYTRNKALISELSVPRPGTKDLHFDTKYSQPFWTQCIACLWKQHWSYWRNPTYTAVRFLFTTIIALVFGTMFWDIGGKVSKSQDLFNAMGCLYATVLFLGTQNSSSVQPVVAVERTVFYRERAAGMYSALPYAFGQISIEIPYVFMQSVFCGAIMYAMIGFEWTVAKFFWYLFFLFFTLLYFTFYGMMTVAVTPNVSVAQIVGSFFYGVWNLFSGFIVPRTRIPIWWRWYYWCCPVAWTLYGLVASQFGDLQNKLTDEETVEQFLRRYFGFKHDFLPIVAVAIVGYTVLFGFTFAFAIKAFNFQTR; encoded by the exons ATGGAACCAATAGATTTTGGTAATTTGAGAGGTAGTAGTTTAAGAGGAAGTGTAAAAGGAAGTTCTAGAGGAAGTTTTAGATCAGATAGTAAttcaatatttagaaataataatatatttaatcgtTCATCAAgagatgaagatgatgaagaagcaCTTAAATGGGCTGCACTTGAAAAGTTACCAACTTTTGATCGTTTAAGAAAAGGAATTTTATTTGGAGCTAATGAAATTGATATACATGATCTTGGTAATCAACAAAGTAAAGATTTGGTTGATAGGCTTGTTAAAGTTGCTGATGAAGATAATGAGAAGTTTTTGTTGAAACTCAGAGATAGAATTGATAG AGTTGGGATTGATTTGCCAACAATTGAAGTAAGATATGAACATCTAAAAATTGAGGCAGATGCATATGTAGGAAGCAGTGCTTTGCCTACATTTATCAACTTTGTGACTAACTTTATCGAG CCATTGCTGTATTCTCTCCATATCGTACCAAATCGAAAGAGGAAACTCACTATTCTTGATGACGTGAGCGGTATCATCAAGCCTTGCAGATTGACTTTACTTTTAGGTCCTCCTGGTTCTGGCAAAACTACTCTCTTATTAGCTTTGGCTGGAAAACTTGACACTGAACTTAAA GCTAGTGGGAAGGTGACGTATAATGGACATGAAATGAATGAGTTTGTGCCGCAAAGAACTGCTGCTTATATTAGTCAGCACGATTTACACATCGGAGAAATGACTGTGAGAGAAACTTTGCAATTCTCTGCTAGATGCCAGGGAGTTGGCTCTCGTTATG aaaTGTTGGCTGAACTGTCAAGAAGAGAGAAAACAGCAAATATCAAACCAGATCCTGATATTGATGTTTTTATGAag GCAGCAGCAACAGAGGGACAAGAAGCTAATGTTGTGACTGATTATGTTCTTAAG ATTTTGGGACTTGACATTTGTGCTGATACTATGGTGGGAGATGAAATGGTAAGGGGTATTTCAGGAGGGCAAAAGAAGCGTGTGACGACAGGTGAAATGCTTGTTGGACCGTCAAAGGCACTTTTCATGGATGAAATCTCTACTGGATTGGATAGTTCGACCACTTATTCCATCGTGAACTCTCTAAGGCAAACTGTTCAAATCTTGAAGGGAACTGCTGTGATATCTCTCTTGCAGCCAGCGCCCGAGACATACAATTTGTTTGATGACATTATTCTGTTATCAGATAGTGTAATTGTCTATCAGGGACCTCGAGAAGATGTTATTGGCTTCTTTGAATCCATGGGTTTCAAATGCCCTGAAAGAAAAGGCGTAGCTGACTTTTTGCAAGAA GTGACATCGAAGAAGGATCAACAACAATATTGGGTGAGGAGGGATGAGCCTTACAGGTTTATCACATCGAAAGAATTTTCCGAGGCATATCAAGCATTTCATGTAGGGAGGAAACTCGGGAACGATCTTGCAGTCTCATTTGACAAGAGAAAAAGCCATCCTGCTGCTTTGACAACTGAAAAGTATGGTATAGGGAAGAAACAGCTCTTCGAAGTCTGCAAGGAAAGAGAATACTTGCTAATGAAGAGGAACTCGTTCGTTTACATTTTCAAGTTCTGTCAG CTTTTGATTATGGCACTCATCTCGATGACCATCTTTTTCCGAACTGAGATGAAACATGATACTATAGATGATGGAGGAATATATTCTGGTGCTCTCTTTTTCGTGATCATTATGAATATGTTTAACGGAATGTCTGAGCTCGGGATGATAATCTATAAACTTCCAGTCTTCTTCAAGCAAAGGGACCTTCTCTTTTTCCCTGCATGGGCTTATGCAATTCCCTCATGGATACTCAAAATCCCTGTAACATTTGTTGAAACTGCTCTCTGGGTGTTTCTCACTTACTACGTCATGGGATTTGATCCGCACCCCTCAAG GCTGTTCAAACAGTTCTTACTACTCATAATAGTAAGTCAGATGGCCTCAGGGTTGTTTCGATTCATTGGGGCTGTTGGCAGGAGCTTAGGAGTTGCTAGTATATTTGGATCATTTGCTCTGCTTTTACAATTTGCATTGGGAGGCTTCGTTCTTTCACGAG ATGATGTGAAGAGCTGGTGGATATGGGGTTACTGGACTTCACCTATGATGTATTCCGTGAACGCAATTCTTGTGAACGAATTTGACGGGAAAAGGTGGAAACAT ATTCCACCAAATGGAACTGAGCCTCTTGGAGCTGCTGTTGTAAGAGGTCGAGGCTTCTTCCCAGATGCATCGTGGTACTGGATAGGCTTTGGCGCACTTGTTGGATTCACAATCGTGTTTAACATCTGCTACACCATTGCACTCACTTACCTAAAAC CGTTTGGTAAGCCACAAGCTATGATACCAGAAGACAGTGAAGATGCACAAACAACTAGCGCGGAGACAGAAGACTCCAATAGCGAGAGTCagaataagaaaaaaggaaTGGTTCTTCCATTTGAACCGCATTCCATCACCTTCGATGATGTAATGTACTCTGTCGGCATGCCTCAG GAAATGAAAGATCAAGGTGCTACTGAAGATAGATTGGTACTTCTTAAGGGCGTAAGTGGAGCATTCAGGCCCGGTGTTTTGACAGCTTTGATGGGAGTAAGTGGGGCTGGAAAAACAACATTGATGGATGTATTGGCTGGAAGAAAGACAGGAGGATATATCGAGGGTGACATCAAGATTTCGGGCTATCCTAAGAAGCAAGACACATTTGCACGTATATCTGGATACTGTGAGCAGAATGACATCCATTCACCTTATGTTACAGTTTATGAGTCATTAGTATACTCCGCTTGGCTGCGTTTACCTCATAATGTTGATACAAAGACCCGAAAG ATGTTTGTTGAGCAAGTCATGGATCTTGTGGAGCTTGGACCATTAAGATCAGCCTTAGTTGGTTTGCCAGGGATCAACGGTCTCTCAACTGAACAACGCAAAAGGTTGACCATAGCAGTGGAGCTAGTGGCTAACCCCTCTATCATTTTCATGGATGAACCAACCTCCGGGCTGGATGCAAGGGCTGCTGCAATTGTTATGAGAACTGTTAGGAACACTGTCGACACAGGAAGAACCGTTGTTTGTACCATCCATCAACCTAGTATCGACATTTTTGAAGCCTTTGATGAg CTCTTTCTTATGAAAAGAGGAGGACAAGAGATATACGTTGGTCCATTGGGTCGCCATTCTTGCCATTTAATCAAATACTTTGAG TCCATGCCAGGGGtaagtaaaataaaagatgGCTACAATCCAGCAACGTGGATGTTAGAAGTCACAGCCTCGGCTCAGGAAATACTGTTCGGGGTTGATTTTACTGATTTATACAAGAAATCAGACCTTTACACAAGGAACAAAGCATTGATTAGTGAACTGAGCGTACCTCGCCCTGGTACAAAAGATCTGCATTTTGACACTAAATACTCACAGCCATTTTGGACCCAATGTATAGCTTGCCTTTGGAAACAACACTGGTCATACTGGCGTAATCCTACTTATACGGCAGTCAGATTTCTGTTTACAACCATCATTGCCTTGGTCTTCGGGACAATGTTCTGGGATATTGGTGGTAAAGT GAGTAAGAGTCAAGATCTATTTAACGCAATGGGATGCTTGTATGCTACTGTTCTGTTCCTCGGTACACAAAATTCATCATCAGTGCAGCCTGTTGTAGCCGTTGAACGTACAGTATTCTATAGAGAAAGAGCTGCTGGAATGTATTCTGCATTACCTTATGCCTTTGGACAG ATTTCCATTGAAATCCCTTATGTCTTTATGCAATCTGTTTTCTGTGGTGCAATCATGTATGCAATGATCGGTTTTGAATGGACGGTAGCAAAGTTCTTTTGGTACCTGTTCTTCCTGTTTTTCACCCTCTTGTACTTCACTTTCTACGGTATGATGACTGTTGCTGTTACCCCAAATGTAAGTGTTGCTCAAATTGTCGGCTCCTTCTTCTACGGAGTATGGAATCTTTTCTCAGGATTCATCGTTCCACGAACT CGTATTCCCATATGGTGGAGATGGTACTACTGGTGTTGTCCTGTTGCCTGGACCTTATATGGTTTAGTTGCATCACAATTTGGTGATCTTCAGAACAAACTTACTGATGAAGAAACAGTAGAACAATTCTTGAGACGTTACTTCGGCTTCAAACATGATTTCCTTCCAATAGTTGCAGTCGCGATTGTTGGATACACTGTTCTTTTTGGCTTCACATTTGCTTTCGCTATTAAGGCATTCAACTTCCAAACGAGATAA